The following are encoded together in the Adhaeribacter arboris genome:
- a CDS encoding metallophosphoesterase family protein, protein MLKKILLLGLLSWGISRQVMAQAPDSIAQVVYLLGNTATTIIAPNHLRAFQQALQAEHHPFTIVHLGDIAANRGMGKRVNLGANRKIDQLLQLTKTRGNLYLVPGDKDWDNSGKEGLDDVRRLENYIKTHQTRAQVLFPGRGCPGPEVKDIGSNLRLIAINSQWWMHPYRKPAEPDTDCGVLSDSEFLEALEDAIENANGRQILIVGHHPILSNGYYGGHMSLKKHLFPFSDTRFKVLNWLPLPGLGSLYASYRQNVGVPRDMSNPGYQNFITNLNRVFQIHDQLIYAAAHDYSLQLNTLDSNYHIVSGSFSQKRFVAKNPASLFNQAINGYVKLTIYKNGKVTTTFYQFAKPGTTVAVAEQTLFQSACDPAPVKNIPVNKQVGPCVKPEVPEPVTTEEVTTNGNKATLIAGPQYAARGLKVKFFGHLYRKSWTQPVQVPLLYLSRTKEKLRPEKTGGGQTTSLRLKAADGRQFVFRSVDKDPIGTIPIELRNTIVTDVLRQITPTEQPYGALVVSSLLDSTDILHAQPKLFVLADDRALGPFRKNYQEMFGLLEERPGDARSEQPGFAGSTNVKNSFNLYQALYQDNNNRIDALGYGKARAFDIFIGDWGRQPDNWRWAGFQTDSQTVYRPIPRDRDHAFSRWDGIIPWLADRKWALPNIQNFDKELSGLRSLTWPARYLDRFLLISLNRQDWINLAQYLQQTFTDAVIDKAIAELPPEIAAQEGKEISATLKARRTRLPLVLQEYYEQLAQYVDIVGSNKNEYFKVERLPEAQVRVQIFKKIKKQTYRRVLPSSIGLSSGTKLKKFAYTA, encoded by the coding sequence ATGCTGAAAAAAATACTCCTGTTAGGATTACTCAGTTGGGGAATTTCCCGGCAGGTAATGGCTCAGGCACCCGATTCTATTGCGCAAGTGGTGTACTTGTTGGGCAATACCGCTACCACTATCATTGCTCCTAACCATTTACGGGCTTTTCAACAAGCTTTGCAAGCAGAGCACCACCCGTTTACCATCGTGCATTTAGGCGATATTGCCGCTAACCGGGGAATGGGTAAAAGAGTGAACCTGGGCGCTAACCGGAAAATAGACCAGTTGCTGCAACTAACCAAAACCCGGGGAAACCTTTACTTGGTGCCCGGCGACAAAGATTGGGATAACTCCGGTAAAGAAGGCTTGGACGATGTACGACGGCTGGAAAATTACATTAAAACCCACCAGACCCGCGCCCAGGTACTCTTCCCCGGGAGGGGATGTCCCGGACCAGAGGTAAAGGACATAGGCAGTAATTTACGTTTGATCGCCATTAACTCCCAATGGTGGATGCACCCTTACCGGAAACCCGCCGAGCCGGATACTGATTGTGGCGTATTATCGGATTCCGAATTTCTGGAAGCATTAGAAGACGCCATTGAAAACGCGAATGGTCGACAAATTTTAATTGTAGGGCACCACCCCATATTATCTAACGGCTACTACGGCGGACACATGTCGCTGAAAAAACATTTATTCCCTTTTTCCGACACCCGGTTTAAAGTTCTTAATTGGTTGCCCTTGCCTGGTTTAGGCAGTTTGTACGCCTCTTACCGGCAAAATGTAGGTGTGCCGCGCGACATGTCGAATCCCGGTTATCAGAATTTTATTACCAACTTAAACCGGGTTTTTCAAATACACGATCAGCTTATTTATGCCGCTGCTCACGATTATTCGCTCCAACTAAATACGCTCGATAGTAATTATCATATTGTTTCCGGTAGCTTTTCTCAAAAAAGGTTTGTGGCTAAAAACCCGGCAAGTCTTTTTAACCAAGCCATAAATGGTTACGTGAAACTAACAATTTACAAAAACGGGAAAGTAACCACTACTTTTTACCAATTTGCCAAACCAGGTACAACCGTAGCCGTAGCCGAACAAACCCTTTTTCAATCGGCCTGCGATCCTGCTCCGGTTAAAAATATTCCGGTAAATAAGCAGGTAGGGCCATGCGTAAAACCCGAAGTTCCGGAGCCGGTAACCACCGAAGAAGTAACGACCAATGGTAATAAAGCAACCTTAATTGCCGGTCCGCAGTACGCTGCCAGAGGATTGAAAGTTAAATTTTTTGGGCATTTATACCGCAAAAGCTGGACCCAACCCGTGCAGGTGCCCTTGCTGTATTTGAGCCGAACCAAAGAAAAACTCCGTCCGGAAAAAACAGGAGGCGGACAAACTACTTCGCTGCGATTAAAAGCGGCTGATGGCCGGCAGTTTGTTTTCCGGTCGGTGGATAAAGATCCCATTGGTACTATCCCTATCGAACTGCGTAATACCATTGTGACGGACGTGCTGCGCCAGATTACTCCTACCGAGCAGCCCTACGGGGCCTTAGTAGTAAGCAGCTTGCTAGACTCCACGGACATCTTACATGCGCAGCCTAAATTATTTGTCCTCGCCGACGACCGGGCCTTAGGGCCATTCCGCAAAAATTACCAGGAAATGTTTGGCCTGCTGGAAGAGCGACCAGGAGATGCCCGGAGCGAGCAGCCTGGTTTTGCCGGATCGACCAACGTGAAAAATAGTTTTAATTTATACCAGGCACTGTACCAGGACAATAATAACCGGATAGATGCCCTAGGCTATGGCAAAGCCCGGGCTTTTGATATTTTCATCGGCGATTGGGGCCGTCAACCGGATAATTGGCGATGGGCGGGCTTTCAAACGGATTCGCAAACTGTATACCGGCCTATTCCGCGGGACCGCGATCATGCTTTTTCCCGCTGGGACGGAATCATTCCCTGGTTAGCAGACCGAAAATGGGCTTTACCCAATATTCAAAACTTTGACAAGGAATTAAGCGGTCTGCGGAGTCTTACCTGGCCGGCTCGTTACCTCGATCGTTTTCTACTCATCTCCCTTAATCGCCAAGATTGGATTAACCTGGCGCAATATCTTCAGCAAACCTTTACTGATGCGGTTATCGATAAAGCCATTGCCGAACTTCCCCCCGAAATTGCCGCTCAGGAAGGAAAGGAAATAAGCGCTACCTTAAAAGCACGCCGAACACGTTTACCCCTTGTGTTGCAGGAGTATTACGAACAGCTGGCTCAATACGTAGATATAGTGGGTTCCAATAAAAATGAGTACTTTAAGGTAGAGCGCCTGCCCGAAGCCCAGGTGCGGGTACAAATTTTTAAAAAGATAAAGAAACAAACTTACCGCAGGGTACTTCCTTCTTCGATCGGACTTTCTTCCGGAACGAAACTAAAGAAATTCGCTTATACGGCTTAG
- a CDS encoding putative toxin-antitoxin system toxin component, PIN family, giving the protein MVNKPKRIIIDTNLWISFLITKSFNNIDNLIATEKVQLLFSQELVDEFLQVTQRPKFKKFFKQKDVQLLIEVLGIHAELITITSSVEECRDSKDNFLLSLAVDGKADYLLTGDKDLLELKSMKATKI; this is encoded by the coding sequence ATGGTCAATAAGCCAAAGAGGATTATCATAGATACCAATCTTTGGATTAGCTTTCTCATTACCAAGAGTTTTAATAACATCGATAATTTAATTGCTACGGAAAAAGTGCAATTATTATTTAGTCAGGAGCTTGTAGATGAATTCCTGCAAGTTACGCAACGTCCCAAATTTAAGAAGTTCTTTAAACAAAAGGATGTTCAGCTATTAATCGAAGTTCTTGGTATCCATGCTGAATTAATTACCATTACTTCCAGCGTAGAAGAATGCCGCGACAGTAAAGATAATTTTTTACTTTCACTTGCCGTAGACGGTAAAGCAGATTACTTATTAACGGGAGACAAAGATTTACTGGAGCTAAAAAGTATGAAAGCAACCAAAATTTAG
- the polA gene encoding DNA polymerase I codes for MSERSKKLFLLDAMALIFRAHFAFSKNPRINSKGMNTGAALGFTNTLFEVLSKEKPTHIGVAIDGPTKTFRHDNFVEYKANRQAMPEDIGIAIPYVKKIIEAFNIPLLLIPGYEADDVIGTLSCKAEKADFDVYMMSPDKDFCQLVTDHVYLYKPAFLGNGVDILDVKKVCERWEISNVKQVIDILGLQGDAVDNIPGIPGIGEKTAKSLIQKYGSVENLIANADELKGKQRENILQYAEQGLLSKELATIHLDVPIDFDESLFEYRGPDVEKLRALFDELEFRQLATRILGTPSPTAAKAPAAKATLVKGKKSDQQSSLFEEMDELFTGNGTDTIEEVKPPTARKNITSTLHEYHLINTPELRASLVSYLEKQKEFSFDTETNSIDAITAKLIGMSFCYLPGEAYYVPVPLDNETEKQAILNQFRGVLENEKISKIGQNIKYDILVMKSHGVAVKGQLFDTMLAHYLLEPDMRHNMDLLAETYLHYTPISITELIGKRGKKQMNMSDLSPEEIYEYACEDADITLQLKNYFAPLLEKNKVRKLFDEVENPLIPVLATIEYEGISIDGNAMAESSKELAGYIADLEKQIYAIAGTTFNIGSPKQLGEILFEKLNLTGDKTKKTKTGQHATGEEILSKLAGQHEIAQLILDHRQLTKLKSTYIDALPQLICARDGRVHTSFNQAVAATGRLSSTNPNLQNIPIRTEKGREIRKAFVPRDSSHALVSADYSQIELRIMADFSGDATMKEAFQKGLDIHASTAAKVYHVGLNEVDPEMRRKAKTINFGIIYGISAFGLAERLRIPRREAVEIIDAYWQEFPAVKQYMDSAINSAREKEYAETKLGRRRYLRDINSRNANIRGYAERNAINAPIQGTAADIIKIAMINIHNWIEAEKLQTRMVLQVHDELVFDAPKEELEIIRPKIEELMKNALALSVPMEVGMGVGDNWLAAH; via the coding sequence ATGAGCGAACGAAGCAAAAAATTATTTCTCCTGGATGCCATGGCCTTGATTTTTCGGGCCCATTTCGCGTTTAGTAAAAACCCGCGCATTAATTCTAAAGGCATGAACACCGGGGCCGCCCTGGGCTTTACCAATACTTTATTCGAAGTCTTGTCGAAAGAAAAACCGACGCACATTGGGGTAGCCATTGACGGACCAACCAAAACCTTTCGGCACGATAATTTTGTGGAATACAAGGCCAACCGGCAAGCCATGCCCGAGGATATTGGGATAGCTATTCCGTACGTAAAAAAAATAATCGAAGCCTTTAATATACCCTTGTTATTAATTCCCGGTTACGAAGCCGACGATGTAATTGGCACGCTTTCCTGCAAAGCCGAAAAAGCCGACTTCGACGTGTACATGATGAGTCCGGATAAAGATTTCTGCCAATTGGTAACCGACCACGTGTATTTATACAAACCGGCTTTTTTAGGCAATGGCGTGGATATTTTGGACGTAAAAAAAGTTTGCGAGCGCTGGGAAATCAGCAATGTAAAACAAGTAATTGATATTTTAGGTTTGCAGGGCGATGCGGTCGATAACATACCCGGAATTCCGGGCATTGGCGAAAAAACCGCCAAATCACTCATCCAAAAATACGGTTCCGTCGAGAATCTTATCGCCAACGCCGACGAATTAAAAGGCAAACAACGCGAAAACATCCTTCAGTACGCCGAACAAGGTTTACTTTCGAAAGAACTCGCTACCATTCATTTAGATGTACCCATCGACTTCGACGAGAGCCTTTTTGAATACCGCGGGCCGGATGTGGAAAAACTGCGGGCTTTGTTCGATGAGTTAGAATTCCGGCAATTAGCAACGCGGATTTTAGGTACTCCTTCTCCTACGGCTGCTAAGGCTCCTGCGGCTAAAGCCACTTTGGTAAAAGGTAAAAAATCGGACCAGCAGTCGTCGCTTTTTGAGGAAATGGACGAATTATTTACGGGTAATGGCACCGATACAATCGAGGAAGTAAAACCACCAACCGCCCGGAAGAATATTACCAGCACCTTGCACGAGTACCACTTAATTAACACGCCGGAACTGCGCGCCAGCCTGGTTTCTTACCTGGAAAAACAAAAAGAATTCTCGTTCGATACCGAGACCAACAGCATTGATGCGATTACGGCTAAATTAATTGGTATGTCGTTCTGCTACCTTCCCGGCGAGGCGTATTACGTACCGGTGCCATTAGATAACGAAACCGAAAAGCAAGCTATTCTAAACCAATTCCGGGGCGTGCTGGAAAACGAGAAAATTAGCAAAATCGGCCAAAACATTAAGTACGATATCCTGGTAATGAAGAGCCACGGTGTTGCCGTAAAAGGCCAATTATTCGATACTATGCTCGCGCATTATTTACTGGAACCGGATATGCGCCACAACATGGATTTGCTCGCCGAAACGTATCTGCATTATACGCCTATTTCTATTACCGAGCTCATTGGCAAAAGAGGCAAAAAGCAGATGAACATGAGCGACCTAAGTCCGGAAGAAATTTACGAGTACGCCTGCGAAGATGCCGATATTACCTTGCAACTAAAGAATTATTTTGCTCCGCTTTTAGAAAAAAACAAAGTCCGCAAATTATTCGACGAAGTAGAAAATCCCCTTATTCCGGTTTTAGCTACTATTGAGTACGAAGGCATTTCCATTGATGGCAACGCCATGGCGGAATCGTCGAAAGAACTGGCCGGTTATATTGCTGACCTGGAAAAGCAAATTTACGCTATTGCCGGCACTACTTTTAACATTGGCTCCCCCAAACAACTCGGCGAAATTTTATTTGAAAAATTAAATTTAACCGGCGATAAAACGAAAAAAACCAAAACCGGCCAGCACGCTACCGGCGAAGAAATATTATCGAAATTGGCCGGACAACACGAAATTGCGCAGTTAATTCTAGACCACCGGCAGCTCACCAAATTAAAGTCCACGTACATCGATGCCTTGCCCCAGTTAATTTGTGCCCGCGATGGCCGCGTGCATACTTCGTTTAATCAGGCCGTAGCCGCTACGGGCCGCTTGAGTTCCACTAACCCGAACCTGCAGAATATTCCTATCCGGACGGAAAAAGGCCGGGAAATCCGGAAAGCGTTTGTACCCCGCGATAGCAGCCATGCACTGGTGTCCGCGGATTATTCGCAAATTGAACTACGCATTATGGCCGATTTTAGCGGCGACGCCACCATGAAAGAAGCCTTCCAGAAAGGTTTAGATATTCACGCTTCTACCGCGGCTAAGGTGTACCACGTAGGTTTAAACGAAGTGGACCCGGAAATGCGCCGCAAAGCCAAGACCATTAATTTCGGAATTATCTACGGTATTTCGGCCTTTGGTTTAGCCGAACGTTTGCGTATTCCGCGCCGCGAAGCGGTAGAAATTATTGATGCTTACTGGCAGGAATTTCCGGCGGTAAAACAATACATGGACAGCGCCATTAACAGCGCCCGGGAAAAAGAATACGCCGAAACCAAACTGGGTCGCCGCCGCTATTTGCGGGATATTAACTCTCGCAACGCCAATATCCGGGGTTACGCCGAGCGAAATGCCATAAATGCTCCTATCCAGGGCACCGCTGCGGACATTATCAAAATTGCCATGATTAACATTCATAACTGGATAGAAGCCGAAAAACTACAAACCCGCATGGTGCTGCAAGTACACGACGAATTGGTTTTTGATGCGCCCAAAGAGGAACTAGAAATTATACGGCCTAAGATTGAAGAATTAATGAAAAATGCTCTGGCGTTGAGTGTTCCTATGGAAGTAGGTATGGGAGTAGGTGATAACTGGTTAGCGGCTCACTAG
- a CDS encoding hydroxypyruvate isomerase family protein, translating into MKKASSRRAALKKIAGSAAFVTVGSTLAARVAAAEQAMGNELKGKINHSVCKWCYDKVPLDQFCQEAKKIGLKSIELLGPDDWPTLKKHGLTCALPNGAGKGIEQGFNDLKLHDELVKSYEEVIPKVAAAGYNQIICFSGNRRGMSDEEGMKNCAVGLKRLMPTAEKYKVTVVMELLNSKVNHKDYMCDHTEWGVGLCKLVGSDRFKLLYDIYHMQIMEGDVIATIKKHHEYISHYHTGGVPGRNEIDETQELNYPAIMKAIVDIGFKGFVAQEFIPKRTDVIASLNQGVKICDVA; encoded by the coding sequence ATGAAAAAAGCATCTTCTCGGCGCGCAGCGTTAAAAAAAATTGCTGGTAGTGCCGCATTCGTAACAGTTGGCTCTACGTTAGCTGCCCGGGTGGCTGCGGCCGAACAAGCTATGGGAAACGAATTAAAAGGTAAAATCAACCACTCGGTGTGTAAATGGTGCTACGACAAAGTGCCGCTCGACCAATTCTGCCAGGAAGCTAAAAAAATAGGGCTTAAATCGATTGAGTTGCTAGGCCCTGATGATTGGCCCACTCTCAAGAAACACGGTTTAACCTGTGCTTTACCCAATGGTGCCGGTAAAGGTATTGAACAAGGCTTTAACGACCTTAAACTGCACGACGAACTGGTAAAAAGCTATGAAGAAGTTATTCCGAAAGTAGCCGCGGCGGGTTACAACCAAATTATCTGTTTCTCGGGTAACCGCCGGGGAATGTCGGATGAAGAAGGAATGAAAAATTGTGCCGTTGGTTTAAAACGTTTGATGCCTACCGCCGAAAAGTACAAGGTAACCGTAGTAATGGAATTGCTCAACAGCAAGGTAAACCACAAAGATTATATGTGCGACCATACCGAGTGGGGCGTAGGATTGTGCAAACTGGTAGGTTCTGACCGCTTTAAACTGCTTTACGATATTTACCACATGCAGATTATGGAAGGCGACGTAATCGCCACCATTAAAAAGCACCACGAATATATTTCGCATTACCACACCGGCGGCGTACCCGGCCGCAACGAAATAGATGAAACGCAGGAGTTAAATTACCCGGCCATTATGAAAGCCATTGTCGATATTGGGTTTAAAGGTTTTGTAGCCCAGGAATTTATTCCCAAACGAACCGATGTCATTGCTTCCCTGAACCAAGGTGTTAAAATTTGCGATGTAGCGTAA
- a CDS encoding heparan-alpha-glucosaminide N-acetyltransferase domain-containing protein produces MALTQTHPVTDAPELKPVSAAQTSPNRLVSIDILRALTMVLMIFVNDLWSLTNILAWLEHVPRGVDGMGLADTIFPAFLFIVGMSLPLAIANRKSKGDTNSTLVWHIIARTIGLLVMGLFLVNGEYINAGATGMPRVVWYTLSCISFILIWNIYPAAIKTQMARILQAAGVAILLVLAFLYRGGEDAEATNRFSIYWWGILGLIGWSYFTSALITLFAGKRTAIIVAAWVVFCGLSMVAAAKLMPESSLLQLLPSPILGGTLVALTLGGVLTTLLFQYLQKQNSPGKITLAFLAIALGLILLGFYTRTFWIIAKLGATPPWLFICSALTILTFLAIYWIADVRGKARWFGFIKPAGTDTLLCYLMPYFAYAGVQFLNIHWPTFMLTGGVGLLKSFGFALLCVWVAGLLSRKGIRLKL; encoded by the coding sequence ATGGCCTTAACGCAAACCCATCCTGTAACCGACGCTCCGGAGTTAAAACCTGTTTCTGCGGCACAAACTTCTCCTAACCGGTTAGTATCCATTGATATTTTACGCGCCCTAACCATGGTGCTCATGATATTTGTCAATGACCTTTGGTCGTTGACAAATATTCTGGCCTGGTTAGAACACGTTCCTCGCGGAGTAGATGGAATGGGATTGGCTGATACTATTTTCCCCGCTTTTTTATTTATTGTAGGAATGTCGCTGCCCTTAGCAATCGCTAACCGGAAATCTAAAGGCGATACTAATTCTACTTTGGTTTGGCACATTATAGCCCGTACCATAGGATTGCTGGTTATGGGTTTATTTTTGGTAAACGGAGAATATATTAATGCCGGTGCAACGGGCATGCCCCGCGTAGTGTGGTACACTCTTTCCTGTATTTCTTTTATTCTTATCTGGAACATTTATCCTGCCGCAATTAAAACTCAAATGGCTAGAATTTTACAAGCTGCCGGAGTAGCGATATTGTTAGTACTGGCATTTTTGTACCGAGGCGGAGAAGATGCGGAAGCCACTAACCGTTTCTCTATTTATTGGTGGGGCATTTTGGGGTTAATTGGCTGGTCGTACTTCACCAGTGCACTTATTACTTTATTTGCCGGTAAAAGAACGGCGATAATTGTGGCTGCCTGGGTTGTATTTTGCGGATTAAGTATGGTGGCCGCTGCTAAATTAATGCCGGAGAGTAGCTTACTGCAACTTCTGCCTAGTCCTATTCTGGGTGGTACTCTGGTTGCGTTAACGCTGGGTGGCGTACTAACCACTTTGCTCTTTCAGTACCTGCAAAAACAAAATTCTCCGGGTAAAATAACCCTGGCTTTTTTAGCTATTGCTTTAGGTTTAATTTTGCTCGGGTTTTACACCCGCACTTTCTGGATTATTGCTAAATTAGGGGCTACTCCGCCTTGGTTATTTATTTGTAGCGCTTTAACTATTCTTACTTTTTTAGCCATTTACTGGATAGCCGATGTTCGCGGCAAAGCCCGCTGGTTTGGGTTTATTAAGCCCGCCGGTACCGACACGTTATTGTGCTACTTAATGCCCTACTTTGCTTATGCCGGAGTACAGTTTTTAAATATTCATTGGCCCACCTTTATGCTTACCGGAGGAGTTGGCCTTTTAAAATCTTTCGGGTTTGCTTTGTTATGCGTTTGGGTAGCCGGCTTACTCAGTCGTAAAGGTATCCGGTTGAAACTTTAG
- a CDS encoding family 20 glycosylhydrolase gives MKNYACSLLFLWLSLFIMQTPALAQQKLDTLLVVRGFCIGAPKPQGVDAFVTFINEELAPRKVNTLILRVDFNYQYESHPELRDTVALSKADVKKLVNACKTNNIRIIPQINLLGHQSWANNTYNLLRVYPTFDETPHVKMPVKYEWPNPDNLYCKSYCPLHPGVHPVVFALVDEITEVFETDAFHAGMDEVFYLGDDKCPRCSGRDKAELFAGEVQKILDHLAQNKKELWIWGDRLLDGKTTGMGIWEASFNNTHRAIDLIPKDVVICDWHYERPDQTAVYFAMKGLRVITCPWRQPNVALAQVDDMLKFRAAATREMKDRYQGMMQTVWSGAEAFLDGFYGRKIDTEAGENTPWNTFRTMYAKIIDLNAPTKKERKAKKKKQVS, from the coding sequence ATGAAAAACTACGCTTGTAGCCTGCTATTTCTTTGGTTAAGTTTATTTATAATGCAAACTCCGGCCCTGGCTCAACAAAAATTAGATACGTTGCTGGTTGTCCGGGGATTTTGTATCGGCGCTCCTAAACCCCAAGGCGTAGATGCATTTGTTACTTTTATCAACGAAGAACTGGCTCCCCGCAAAGTAAATACGCTTATTCTACGAGTGGATTTTAATTATCAATACGAAAGCCATCCGGAATTGCGCGATACGGTTGCTTTATCCAAAGCCGACGTGAAAAAGCTGGTAAATGCCTGCAAAACCAATAACATCCGGATTATTCCTCAAATTAATTTACTGGGCCATCAATCCTGGGCCAATAATACCTATAATTTATTGCGGGTGTACCCTACTTTCGACGAAACGCCCCACGTAAAAATGCCGGTTAAATACGAATGGCCGAACCCGGATAATTTATATTGTAAAAGCTACTGTCCGCTGCACCCGGGAGTACACCCGGTGGTATTTGCCTTGGTTGACGAGATTACGGAAGTTTTTGAAACGGATGCTTTTCACGCCGGCATGGATGAGGTTTTTTACCTTGGCGATGATAAATGCCCGCGTTGCTCCGGGCGCGACAAAGCCGAACTTTTTGCCGGAGAAGTGCAGAAAATCCTCGACCACCTGGCGCAAAATAAAAAAGAATTATGGATTTGGGGCGACCGCTTACTAGACGGCAAAACGACGGGCATGGGCATTTGGGAAGCTAGTTTTAACAACACGCACCGGGCAATTGATTTGATTCCGAAAGACGTAGTAATTTGCGACTGGCACTACGAACGCCCCGACCAAACCGCTGTTTATTTTGCCATGAAAGGTTTGCGGGTAATTACCTGCCCCTGGCGGCAGCCCAATGTAGCTTTGGCCCAGGTAGATGACATGCTAAAATTCCGGGCAGCGGCCACTAGAGAAATGAAAGACCGCTACCAGGGTATGATGCAAACCGTTTGGTCAGGAGCCGAGGCATTTCTGGATGGTTTTTACGGCCGCAAAATAGATACCGAAGCCGGCGAAAATACGCCTTGGAATACCTTTCGGACGATGTATGCTAAAATTATTGACTTAAATGCACCCACTAAAAAAGAACGAAAAGCGAAAAAGAAAAAGCAGGTTAGTTAG
- a CDS encoding group II truncated hemoglobin encodes MQNIPTLYEWAGDIQTFETLFTTFYDKVLKDNLLGEVFKNMSSEHVKHVSHFVAEVFGGDKLYTVEDGGSHAAMIGHHIGKMLTEQKRQRWVQLLLQSADEVGLKSDPEFRSAFVGYIEWGTRLAVINSHLTENPMDYDAPMPKWGWGETGGPYILNDNLQ; translated from the coding sequence ATGCAGAATATACCAACTTTATACGAATGGGCAGGCGATATTCAAACCTTTGAAACTTTGTTTACCACATTCTACGACAAAGTTTTGAAAGATAACTTATTGGGGGAAGTGTTTAAAAATATGTCTTCGGAGCATGTAAAACACGTTTCCCATTTTGTAGCTGAAGTTTTTGGCGGCGATAAACTTTATACCGTTGAAGACGGTGGAAGCCACGCCGCCATGATCGGACACCATATTGGCAAAATGTTGACCGAACAAAAGCGGCAACGTTGGGTCCAGCTTTTATTGCAATCGGCAGATGAAGTTGGTCTAAAAAGTGATCCTGAATTTCGTTCTGCGTTTGTGGGTTATATAGAATGGGGAACTCGCCTTGCCGTAATTAATTCTCATCTAACCGAGAATCCAATGGATTATGATGCCCCAATGCCGAAGTGGGGTTGGGGCGAAACCGGTGGCCCCTATATTTTAAACGATAATCTCCAATAA
- a CDS encoding glycoside hydrolase family 18 protein codes for MLCLITSVGFGQSTNNMRVLAYYAGSPAELDNYDVNQMTHIIFCFGHLEGNRFKVRSAQDTATIQKMVSLKKKNPQLKVIVSLGGWGGCETCSSVFSTKKGRKEFAQSIKELHQYFGTDGLDLDWEYPAVEGFPGHKYTPADKQNFTKLVKTLRKLGSNYELSFAAGGFKEFLDKAVEWKKVMRQVDYVNLMTYDLINGYSKVTGHHTGLYSTPNQESSTDFAVNYLINLGIPREQLIVGAAFYGRMFQNVENVNNGLSQPGKFKGAVDFKDLATQLPADSGYVSFWDETAKAPYLYNPAKKLFFTYDDKRSMELKTKYVLDKKLGGIMFWQLGSDTYTEGLLQTIHNIKSNYTSPIK; via the coding sequence ATGCTGTGCCTAATCACTAGTGTTGGTTTTGGACAGTCAACCAATAACATGCGGGTACTGGCTTATTATGCGGGTAGCCCGGCCGAGTTAGATAATTATGATGTTAACCAAATGACGCATATTATTTTTTGCTTTGGCCACTTAGAAGGCAACCGCTTTAAAGTGAGAAGCGCTCAGGATACCGCTACTATTCAAAAAATGGTATCCTTAAAAAAGAAAAATCCGCAGTTAAAAGTAATTGTATCCTTAGGTGGTTGGGGCGGTTGCGAAACCTGCTCTAGTGTTTTTTCTACTAAAAAAGGAAGAAAAGAATTTGCCCAATCTATTAAAGAACTCCACCAATATTTTGGTACCGATGGGTTAGATTTGGATTGGGAATATCCGGCAGTAGAAGGCTTCCCGGGTCATAAATATACCCCAGCCGATAAACAGAATTTTACCAAGCTGGTAAAAACCCTAAGAAAACTGGGCTCTAATTATGAGTTGAGCTTTGCGGCAGGTGGTTTTAAGGAATTTCTGGATAAGGCCGTTGAATGGAAGAAAGTAATGCGCCAGGTAGATTACGTAAACCTGATGACCTACGACCTGATAAATGGCTATTCTAAGGTTACCGGCCACCATACAGGTTTGTATTCTACCCCCAATCAGGAAAGCTCCACAGACTTTGCGGTAAATTATCTGATTAACTTAGGTATACCCCGGGAACAGCTAATAGTAGGAGCTGCTTTTTACGGAAGAATGTTCCAAAACGTAGAAAATGTAAATAATGGCCTTTCTCAACCCGGTAAGTTTAAAGGCGCCGTAGACTTTAAAGATCTTGCCACTCAATTACCAGCCGATAGTGGATATGTATCTTTTTGGGATGAGACTGCCAAAGCGCCTTACTTATATAACCCTGCCAAAAAGCTGTTTTTTACTTACGATGATAAACGCTCCATGGAACTTAAAACAAAATATGTGCTGGATAAAAAGTTGGGCGGCATTATGTTCTGGCAATTGGGAAGTGATACCTATACCGAGGGGTTATTGCAGACCATTCATAATATAAAAAGCAATTACACTTCGCCTATAAAATAG